In Scyliorhinus canicula chromosome 18, sScyCan1.1, whole genome shotgun sequence, a single window of DNA contains:
- the LOC119953026 gene encoding kelch-like protein 23 codes for MANHRGQDPAADTVLEVGQRLFNVNRGMLASASEYFRALFGGGARESSESHIVLRGLDPEAFRLLLGFAARGRVSVDRQNVEALLEAADFLLFERVKRLCAAFLQRELRVGNCAGLLALAQRLACPGLAAAARGVALTHLAALMAEEEEFLQLPKEALVELLASDHLYVTREDQVFEAVMKWASHHHSREGQVLDLLALVRAPLLSLSFLDLLIKRSKRSLQDDPHSRFLRILNHNLPLSWTMAQPQPHSNRRYETMYVLGGKHDQEQQELFQFHPKTNTWQACSPLRRRNLTQYAVAAVGNFIFVTGGYFRDEMVWYCVDWVLIYNHCEDSWTEGPAMKQSRNWHCAVGVGMYLYVLGGSTDTAVIADVERLPLMATEWEDMQPMVEPVERAAVVSVGTNIYVLCGLDENGDVYSGVQRLDVECDVWDVISFSPRPRYDLCATILNGAFYIVGGQTFRLDTDTDEWTPVDEECLNQKFFSGCTTVNGRIFLLAERRGNTSIPNMMLFDPYTDTCQVVDVAVPCPLPVRGCVSIQKFNVRSGV; via the exons ATGGCCAACCACAGGGGCCAGGATCCGGCCGCCGACACTGTGCTTGAAGTTGGCCAGAGGCTTTTCAATGTTAACAGGGGGATGCTGGCGTCGGCCAGCGAGTATTTCCGGGCCTTGTTCGGCGGCGGCGCCAGGGAAAGCTCGGAGAGCCACATCGTTCTGCGAGGCCTGGATCCCGAAGCCTTCCGGCTTCTGCTGGGCTTCGCCGCCCGGGGCCGAGTGAGTGTGGACCGGCAGAATGTGGAGGCTCTGCTGGAGGCGGCCGACTTCCTACTCTTCGAGCGGGTCAAGCGGCTGTGCGCCGCCTTCCTGCAGCGTGAGCTGCGGGTGGGAAACTGCGCGGGGCTCCTGGCCTTGGCCCAGCGCCTGGCCTGCCCGGGCCTGGCTGCCGCCGCCCGCGGGGTGGCCCTCACCCATCTGGCCGCCCTCATGGCTGAGGAGGAAGAGTTCCTGCAGCTTCCCAAAGAGGCTCTGGTCGAGCTCCTGGCCAGTGACCACCTGTACGTAACCAGGGAAGACCAGGTGTTTGAAGCAGTGATGAAGTGggccagccaccaccacagcagaGAAGGTCAAGTTCTGGATCTGCTGGCCTTGGTCAGGGCCCCCTTACTCAGCCTGTCCTTCCTTGACCTGCTTATTAAACGCTCCAAGCGCAGTCTGCAGGATGACCCTCACAGCAGGTTCCTGAGAATATTAAATCACAACCTTCCACTGAGCTGGACAATGGCTCAACCCCAGCCCCATAGCAACAGGAGGTATGAGACCATGTATGTCCTAGGGGGCAAACACGACCAAGAACAACAGGAACTATTTCAGTTTCATCCTAAAACCAACACCTGGCAAGCCTGCTCTCCTCTTCGACGCAGAAACCTCACCCAATACGCGGTAGCAGCAGTAG GGAATTTCATCTTTGTGACGGGAGGTTACTTCCGAGATGAGATGGTGTGGTACTGTGTGGACTGGGTGCTGATTTATAACCACTGTGAAGACAGCTGGACGGAAGGGCCGGCGATGAAGCAGTCTCGCAACTGGCACTGTGCAGTAGGTGTTGGCATGTACCTTTATGTGCTGGGAGGGAGTACTGACACAGCCGTCATTGCTGATGTTGAGCGGCTGCCATTGATGGCCACAGAATGGGAGGACATGCAGCCGATGGTGGAACCCGTGGAGAGGGCTGCAGTGGTTAGTGTCGGCACCAATATCTATGTTTTGTGCGGACTAGATGAAAACGGCGATGTTTACAGTGGGGTGCAGCGGCTGGATGTGGAGTGTGATGTTTGGGATGTAATCTCCTTCTCCCCACGTCCGCG GTACGATCTCTGTGCCACCATTCTGAATGGTGCATTCTACATAGTGGGAGGTCAGACATTCCGTCTGGACACAGACACTGATGAATGGACCCCAGTGGATGAGGAATGCTTGAATCAAAAATTCTTCAGCGGTTGCACTACAGTTAACGGGAGGATCTTTCTCCTGGCAGAGAGGAGAGGGAACACATCGATCCCAAACATGATGCTCTTCGACCCTTATACAGACACATGTCAGGTGGTGGATGTGGCTGTGCCCTGCCCACTCCCTGTACGGGGCTGTGTATCCATCCAAAAGTTCAATGTGAGGTCTGGGGTCTAA